One window of Macrococcus sp. 19Msa1099 genomic DNA carries:
- a CDS encoding DUF2087 domain-containing protein — protein sequence MEDLRLRFFKNNKLVQIPKKEKDKILLFDWFVTLFNHTKTYSEKEINEIIKAYYDDYAIIRRYMVDYGYLKRTDDGKCYERVK from the coding sequence ATGGAAGATTTAAGGTTAAGATTTTTCAAAAATAATAAACTGGTACAAATTCCAAAGAAAGAAAAAGATAAAATATTATTGTTCGATTGGTTTGTCACTCTGTTTAATCATACTAAAACGTATTCAGAAAAAGAAATCAATGAAATAATCAAAGCATACTACGATGATTATGCAATAATCAGAAGGTACATGGTAGATTACGGATATTTGAAACGAACAGATGATGGGAAGTGCTATGAAAGGGTGAAGTGA
- a CDS encoding ABC transporter ATP-binding protein yields MDGLFKENKKLLIITFIFTLITALLTVSVPLLLTTVFGENYNINKSTLWLVIIFMFITYVIQIVMVYIREHFAYSFNVSHTHKLYRLMHKMNYDDLLQKEPTYLIDRFAMIVNSFYMFIANSITSLMSNIIILLVCLAIVLKINLWLAVILFILIPINYFGYKLINKKLMEKSKVMQQQTSTGYKEIIGVFNNVDMIKQATYERIENLIRPSVHRIFHSMKEVNKFAQSTSLMIKLLNSFIQNMMYFVLAYFIYTGQTEVSALVIVSIVLPIYFVSLQAFTSINLEYRDMQVSNEFITDEILPVVEKEGHKSIDGIDKITIKDATVKIGDRIFQYHVDETFNKGDIVFVTGTSGSGKSTLMKSLLKYRTSSGVMINEQSVNELNNQNLREHIYYLSQDSSILPISIKHNIAFGKDESAIDWDMMSGLDVLQSVLTHHNLDEVIYEKGTNFSGGEKQRIMISRLFHEQVDCVILDEVTSNIDKASQQMILESVLKYCNDKIVFIISHDPEVERFTNRTLKVG; encoded by the coding sequence GTGGACGGTCTTTTTAAAGAAAATAAGAAGCTTTTAATCATTACTTTTATTTTTACTTTAATAACTGCACTGCTGACAGTATCTGTACCATTACTGCTTACAACTGTATTTGGTGAGAATTATAATATCAATAAAAGCACGCTTTGGTTAGTCATCATTTTCATGTTCATAACATACGTCATTCAAATTGTCATGGTGTATATTAGAGAGCATTTTGCCTATTCGTTTAATGTAAGCCATACGCATAAATTGTATCGACTGATGCATAAAATGAACTATGATGATCTACTTCAAAAAGAACCGACATATCTTATTGATCGATTTGCTATGATTGTAAACAGTTTCTATATGTTTATCGCAAATAGCATTACCAGTTTAATGAGCAATATTATTATTTTGCTTGTATGCCTTGCGATTGTACTGAAAATTAATTTATGGCTTGCAGTCATATTGTTTATACTGATTCCTATCAACTACTTTGGATATAAACTGATCAATAAAAAATTGATGGAAAAAAGTAAGGTTATGCAGCAGCAGACATCTACAGGGTATAAAGAAATCATTGGTGTATTTAATAATGTTGATATGATTAAACAAGCGACATATGAACGTATAGAAAATTTAATCAGACCTTCTGTTCATCGTATATTTCATTCGATGAAAGAAGTAAATAAATTCGCGCAAAGCACGAGTTTAATGATTAAGTTATTAAACAGCTTTATTCAGAATATGATGTATTTTGTACTCGCTTATTTTATCTATACAGGACAGACTGAAGTAAGTGCGCTTGTTATTGTGAGTATCGTATTACCGATATACTTTGTATCATTACAAGCATTTACAAGTATCAACTTAGAATATCGTGATATGCAGGTGTCCAATGAATTTATTACAGATGAAATTTTGCCTGTAGTTGAAAAAGAAGGACATAAAAGCATTGATGGAATTGATAAAATAACAATTAAAGATGCAACTGTTAAAATTGGCGATCGTATCTTTCAATATCATGTGGACGAGACATTTAACAAAGGTGATATCGTCTTTGTTACAGGCACGTCAGGAAGTGGGAAGAGTACATTGATGAAGAGCTTATTAAAGTATAGAACAAGTTCAGGCGTAATGATTAATGAACAAAGTGTCAATGAACTTAATAATCAAAATTTACGTGAACATATTTATTATCTTTCTCAGGATAGTTCCATATTACCGATATCAATCAAGCATAATATCGCATTCGGGAAAGATGAAAGTGCGATTGACTGGGATATGATGAGCGGTCTGGATGTATTACAGTCAGTATTAACACATCATAATTTAGATGAAGTTATCTATGAAAAAGGTACGAACTTCTCAGGTGGAGAAAAGCAGCGTATTATGATTTCACGACTATTCCATGAACAGGTAGACTGTGTCATTTTAGATGAGGTGACAAGTAACATTGATAAAGCCTCACAGCAGATGATTCTGGAATCAGTGTTAAAGTATTGTAATGACAAAATTGTATTTATAATCTCTCATGATCCGGAGGTCGAACGATTTACAAATAGAACGTTAAAGGTGGGGTGA
- a CDS encoding ABC transporter ATP-binding protein, whose translation MLALEVQNLSKVFKNKNDVVNAVDNVSFSIQKGKITCLLGENGAGKSTLIKCLVDLIIPDRGTIHYYIGNNPLSQIGCILEGERNVYYYLTVYDNLFYFGKLNKLRRNQLNHRIDEVLEVLDLSHKKFTYVAELSRGMQQKVALAIVMIRDPELLILDEPTLGLDVQSTNSLMEYLLKLTNAGKTIILTTHQMDVAEQLADQIILYKDGRIIKDISKQELFASFQNESYVNIVTDKKVTGYISEDMIYRIDMNILSKFIQKANEQNIQIKEITTERQDLKSIFVQVMGEYDD comes from the coding sequence GTGCTTGCACTGGAAGTTCAAAATTTAAGTAAAGTATTTAAAAATAAGAATGATGTTGTAAATGCGGTAGATAATGTGTCTTTTAGTATTCAAAAAGGAAAGATAACTTGTCTGCTCGGTGAAAATGGTGCTGGGAAGTCTACATTAATTAAATGCCTTGTAGATTTGATTATTCCGGATAGGGGAACGATTCATTACTATATTGGTAATAATCCATTATCTCAGATAGGATGTATTCTAGAAGGAGAACGAAACGTTTATTATTATTTAACGGTGTACGATAATTTGTTCTATTTTGGCAAGTTAAATAAATTAAGACGTAATCAATTGAATCATCGAATTGATGAAGTGCTTGAGGTATTAGATTTATCGCATAAGAAATTTACTTATGTAGCAGAATTATCGAGAGGGATGCAACAAAAAGTTGCGTTAGCAATAGTTATGATTCGCGATCCTGAGCTCCTTATACTTGATGAACCTACACTTGGCTTAGATGTGCAATCTACAAATAGTTTGATGGAATACTTATTGAAGTTAACGAATGCAGGAAAGACCATCATCTTAACGACACATCAAATGGACGTTGCCGAACAGCTCGCTGATCAAATCATCTTATATAAGGATGGTCGTATTATAAAAGACATATCTAAACAGGAATTATTTGCTTCATTTCAAAATGAATCTTATGTAAATATCGTTACTGATAAGAAAGTAACAGGATATATAAGCGAAGATATGATCTATCGAATAGATATGAATATATTATCGAAATTTATACAGAAAGCAAATGAACAAAATATTCAAATCAAAGAAATCACGACCGAGAGACAAGATTTGAAATCGATATTTGTACAAGTGATGGGTGAGTATGATGATTGA
- a CDS encoding ABC transporter permease — protein sequence MMIDILYAEFIKFKGMFKRYYVDSIAEIISYLILFSGLTYAVVTRDSGNSNIVAQLLIGIFVWYIGINAIAIFTFILQEEMQLGTLEQIFLTKTNLNLMLLGRAIATFIFDAIGGIILSSGTLLFIFIFSPDLVKGHFNLIPLLNPLMILILILTMLGIYGFSFLLAGLSIIFKRISAITVILNYIFLFFTGVLVSGNNLPFVLDIFSKCLPITWGIININAIFDGTVSIGEIIMLIINSFVYFVIGVIVFNRLSYYARKKGSLNQY from the coding sequence ATGATGATTGATATACTATATGCAGAATTTATCAAGTTTAAAGGAATGTTCAAGCGATATTATGTGGATTCTATTGCTGAAATTATTTCATATTTGATATTATTTTCTGGTCTTACTTATGCAGTAGTGACAAGGGATAGTGGGAATAGCAATATTGTTGCACAGTTATTGATAGGAATATTTGTATGGTATATCGGTATCAATGCAATCGCAATATTTACTTTTATATTACAAGAAGAGATGCAGCTGGGAACTCTTGAACAAATTTTTCTGACCAAGACAAATTTAAATTTAATGCTGCTTGGTCGAGCAATTGCAACGTTTATTTTTGATGCAATTGGAGGCATAATACTGTCATCGGGAACATTATTGTTTATCTTTATCTTCTCACCTGATTTAGTTAAAGGACACTTTAATCTTATACCGTTACTCAATCCATTAATGATACTTATATTAATATTGACGATGTTAGGAATATATGGGTTTTCATTTTTGTTAGCTGGTCTATCCATTATTTTTAAAAGAATATCTGCGATTACTGTTATTTTGAATTATATATTTTTATTTTTTACGGGTGTATTAGTTAGTGGCAATAATTTACCGTTCGTATTAGATATTTTTTCAAAATGTTTACCGATAACATGGGGTATTATTAATATCAATGCTATATTTGATGGAACTGTTTCAATAGGTGAGATAATAATGCTCATTATTAATTCGTTTGTATATTTTGTAATTGGTGTGATAGTGTTTAATCGTTTGTCATATTATGCAAGAAAGAAAGGATCACTCAATCAATATTGA
- the trpS gene encoding tryptophan--tRNA ligase, translating into METLFSGIQPSGVPTIGNYIGALKQFTEIQDEYDCYFCIVDQHAITVPQDKAALRKNIRSLAALYLASGLDPEKVTLFIQSEVPAHAQAGWMLTTISSIGELERMTQYKDKAKDRKEGIPAGLLTYPPLMAADILLYGTNIVPVGEDQKQHLELTRDLAERFNARYNDIFTIPEIRMPKVGGRIMSLQEPTKKMSKSDSNTKGFISLLDPPNTVAKKIKSAVTDSDGIVKYDKENKPGISNLLSIYSIFTGKTIAELEAMYEGKGYGDFKSDLADVMVEFITPFQEKYEYYMNSEELDRILDEGAEKARKKSFKMLKKMENAMGLGRKRR; encoded by the coding sequence ATGGAAACATTATTCTCAGGTATACAGCCGAGCGGGGTTCCGACAATTGGTAACTATATCGGCGCATTGAAGCAATTTACAGAGATACAAGATGAGTACGACTGCTATTTCTGCATCGTTGATCAGCATGCTATCACAGTACCACAGGACAAAGCGGCACTACGTAAGAACATCCGCTCACTCGCAGCCCTTTACCTAGCAAGTGGTCTCGACCCAGAAAAAGTGACACTCTTCATTCAGTCAGAAGTCCCGGCACATGCTCAGGCTGGATGGATGCTGACTACCATCTCATCAATCGGCGAATTAGAACGTATGACACAATACAAAGATAAAGCGAAAGACCGTAAAGAAGGCATACCTGCAGGATTACTTACATATCCACCACTAATGGCGGCAGACATTCTTTTATATGGAACGAACATCGTACCCGTTGGTGAAGATCAGAAGCAACATCTGGAATTAACACGCGACTTAGCAGAACGCTTCAACGCACGTTACAACGACATCTTCACAATCCCTGAGATACGCATGCCTAAAGTCGGTGGCAGAATTATGAGCTTACAGGAACCGACGAAGAAAATGAGTAAATCTGACAGCAACACGAAAGGATTCATCTCATTACTAGACCCGCCAAACACTGTCGCTAAGAAAATTAAATCAGCAGTAACAGACTCTGACGGAATTGTGAAATATGATAAGGAAAATAAGCCAGGTATCTCGAATCTACTCAGCATCTATTCAATATTTACCGGTAAGACAATCGCCGAACTTGAAGCAATGTATGAAGGCAAAGGATATGGCGACTTTAAATCCGATCTTGCTGACGTCATGGTTGAATTTATTACGCCATTCCAGGAGAAATATGAGTATTATATGAACTCTGAGGAATTAGACAGAATATTAGACGAAGGTGCTGAGAAAGCACGTAAGAAATCATTCAAGATGTTAAAGAAAATGGAAAACGCAATGGGACTCGGAAGAAAGAGAAGGTAA
- the spxA gene encoding transcriptional regulator SpxA, with protein sequence MVTLFTSPSCTSCRKAKAWLQEHDIPYTERNIFSENLSIDEIKAILRMTEDGTDEIISTRSKTFQKLNVDIDSLPLQDLYDIIQKNPGLLRRPIILDEKRLQVGYNEDEIRRFLPRKVRTFQLLEAQRMVE encoded by the coding sequence ATGGTAACATTATTTACTTCACCAAGTTGCACATCTTGCCGTAAAGCGAAAGCATGGTTACAAGAACATGACATTCCGTATACGGAGCGTAATATTTTTTCAGAAAACTTATCAATTGATGAGATTAAAGCGATTTTAAGAATGACAGAAGATGGTACAGATGAAATTATCTCTACACGTTCTAAGACATTCCAGAAATTAAATGTAGATATCGATTCATTACCATTACAAGATTTATACGATATTATTCAGAAGAATCCTGGATTACTTCGTCGTCCGATTATTTTAGATGAGAAACGTCTTCAAGTTGGATACAACGAAGATGAAATCAGAAGATTCTTGCCACGTAAGGTTCGTACATTCCAATTATTAGAAGCACAACGTATGGTAGAGTAA
- the mecA gene encoding adaptor protein MecA codes for MRIERVNESTLKFYLTYTDIEARGFKRDDLWTSRKKGEEFFWSVMEEVNEEEDFFFDGPLWIQVHAFDKGIEVVVTKSKNDDLQLPEDDSDLNIDEKVNDFINNSMHNDSELRDLLKRASEESTEQFFIVHFDDLEDLIQFSYHNYEDVDIEDLLYMYEGKYYYYVEFDDHMSEDAIHSYIAHMLEYADETQISHEQLDEYGKIVMSHNVKRQVKQYFKQ; via the coding sequence ATGAGAATAGAGCGAGTGAATGAATCAACTTTAAAATTTTATTTGACATATACTGATATTGAAGCGCGTGGTTTCAAGCGTGATGATCTGTGGACGAGCCGCAAGAAAGGTGAGGAATTCTTCTGGTCTGTGATGGAAGAGGTTAATGAGGAAGAGGATTTCTTTTTCGATGGTCCGTTATGGATACAAGTCCATGCCTTTGATAAAGGAATTGAGGTTGTTGTAACAAAATCTAAGAATGATGATCTGCAGTTACCAGAAGATGACAGTGACTTAAATATAGATGAGAAAGTGAATGATTTTATTAATAATTCAATGCACAACGATTCTGAACTACGTGATTTACTCAAGCGTGCGTCAGAAGAATCGACAGAACAGTTCTTTATTGTACACTTTGATGATCTGGAAGATTTGATTCAATTTAGTTATCATAATTATGAAGATGTAGACATTGAAGACTTATTGTATATGTATGAAGGTAAGTATTATTACTATGTAGAGTTCGATGACCATATGTCAGAAGATGCGATTCATAGTTATATTGCACATATGCTGGAATATGCGGATGAGACACAAATCTCTCATGAACAGCTTGATGAATACGGTAAGATTGTGATGAGTCACAATGTAAAGCGTCAAGTAAAGCAGTATTTTAAACAGTAA
- a CDS encoding competence protein CoiA family protein: MIQAMNSNGELVQAQFAARNQHYYCPVCHQKVVLRRGEMKIPHFSHISTHDCFSNVYRKESLSHLQGKYMLYRMFGAHQASLEYFISEIEQIPDIMLNEGVALELQLSVIPARIVASRTAGYQSLGMKVCWITDYRSLKIEEDILILNYFQQSLIYYPSHTLFVLDIADETLYALKIQQVVGRFKYKVQRFTVQSKEELFHHMIHSLLKSAHKVMNDRDVQQYIRNCVARRSVLEPTLSALYQLNIHKDNIPLHYRIILPEQILLNAHPIYWQLELERMVHHDAFTLEAFSSVLNIHPAAQCYGHELSLCTHILQEYYRISKQIRAISAKK; this comes from the coding sequence TTGATTCAGGCGATGAATAGCAACGGAGAATTAGTACAAGCACAGTTTGCAGCGCGTAATCAACATTATTATTGCCCGGTATGCCACCAGAAGGTTGTGCTGAGAAGAGGAGAGATGAAGATTCCTCATTTCTCGCATATTTCAACACATGATTGTTTCAGTAACGTCTACCGTAAAGAATCGCTCAGTCATCTGCAAGGGAAGTATATGCTTTACCGCATGTTCGGGGCACATCAAGCATCTCTTGAATACTTTATCAGTGAGATTGAGCAGATTCCTGATATTATGCTGAACGAAGGGGTTGCATTAGAACTTCAGCTATCAGTAATCCCTGCGCGAATAGTTGCAAGCAGGACAGCAGGCTATCAGTCGCTCGGCATGAAAGTGTGCTGGATTACCGATTATCGTTCGCTTAAGATAGAGGAAGATATACTCATATTGAATTATTTTCAGCAGTCATTGATCTATTATCCGTCACATACTTTGTTTGTACTGGACATTGCAGATGAGACACTTTATGCCCTGAAGATTCAGCAAGTAGTGGGGCGTTTTAAATATAAGGTGCAGCGGTTTACAGTGCAATCAAAGGAAGAGCTCTTCCATCATATGATACACTCACTACTGAAATCGGCACATAAGGTGATGAACGATAGAGACGTGCAGCAGTATATTAGAAACTGCGTTGCGAGACGTTCTGTATTAGAACCGACATTAAGTGCCCTCTATCAGCTGAATATTCACAAGGACAATATACCTTTACACTATCGCATCATTCTGCCTGAGCAGATACTGTTGAATGCGCATCCAATCTATTGGCAGCTGGAACTGGAACGTATGGTTCATCATGATGCGTTTACATTAGAGGCATTCAGTTCGGTATTGAATATTCATCCTGCAGCACAGTGTTATGGTCATGAACTTTCTTTATGCACACACATTTTACAAGAATATTATCGGATATCGAAGCAAATACGTGCAATTTCTGCGAAAAAATGA
- the pepF gene encoding oligoendopeptidase F, with the protein MSELITRDEQKLENTWDLTTIFESDDAWESAFKKLEGYLGREEEIKGKIGDSAENLLEALLLDAEIDEQLGKVYVYAHLKHDQDTSNAKYTAFEQRAANLASQFSARWSFMLPELMSIDEATLKSYVAELDGLQRFKFDLERINKKRPHVLSESEEKILAEASEALSASTNTFGMFNNADLKFDNVKDKEGNSLPLSHGNYITYLESDDRVLRENAYKEVYSKYGQFNNTLAQTLAGKVKASVFSSKVRNYESARAQALSNNDIPESVYDNLVQTVNDNLHLLHRYTKLRKELLGLDEMHMYDMYTPVIQDEKFEVTYEEAKAWMLKSLEPMGSEYTDVIKEGLTNRWVDVYENKGKRSGAYSSGTFGTNPFILMNWTDSVNNTFTLTHEFGHSAHSYFSRNNQPSNMSGYSIFVAEVASTCNEALLADYMYKHLDDDKKKLYLLNYQLDGFRGTVFRQTMFAEFEYLIHTLAEQNEPLTAERLNAEYRKLNEKYYGDAVITDDYIQYEWSRIPHFYYNYYVYQYATGYSAAYALSKKILEEGQPAVEKYINEFLKAGSSDYPIEVLKKAGVDMNEKTPIENACKVFEERLDAFEALIKSRS; encoded by the coding sequence ATGTCAGAACTGATTACTAGAGATGAACAGAAACTAGAGAATACATGGGACTTAACTACAATCTTTGAAAGTGATGACGCATGGGAAAGTGCCTTCAAGAAGCTTGAAGGATACCTCGGCCGAGAAGAAGAAATAAAAGGGAAAATCGGTGATAGTGCAGAAAACTTATTAGAAGCATTGCTATTAGATGCTGAAATCGATGAACAGCTCGGAAAAGTTTATGTATATGCACACTTAAAGCATGATCAGGATACTTCAAATGCGAAGTATACAGCATTTGAACAGCGTGCTGCAAATTTAGCGAGCCAGTTCAGTGCACGCTGGAGCTTTATGCTGCCTGAATTGATGTCGATTGACGAAGCGACTTTAAAATCTTATGTCGCTGAGCTGGATGGCTTACAGCGCTTTAAGTTTGATTTAGAGCGCATCAATAAGAAGCGTCCACACGTGTTAAGTGAAAGTGAAGAGAAGATTCTTGCAGAAGCGTCTGAGGCATTATCTGCGTCGACAAACACATTCGGTATGTTTAACAATGCTGACTTGAAGTTTGATAACGTCAAAGATAAAGAGGGGAACAGCTTACCATTATCTCACGGCAACTATATTACCTATCTAGAATCAGATGACCGTGTGTTAAGAGAGAATGCATATAAAGAAGTGTATTCAAAGTATGGACAGTTCAACAATACGTTAGCACAGACATTAGCAGGTAAAGTGAAGGCGAGTGTATTTTCAAGCAAAGTTCGAAACTACGAAAGTGCACGTGCACAGGCCCTGTCTAACAATGATATTCCAGAATCGGTTTATGATAATTTAGTGCAGACAGTGAATGATAACTTGCACTTATTACATCGCTATACGAAGCTGCGTAAGGAATTACTTGGATTAGATGAAATGCATATGTATGATATGTACACGCCAGTAATTCAGGATGAGAAATTCGAAGTGACATATGAAGAAGCGAAAGCGTGGATGCTGAAAAGTTTAGAACCGATGGGATCAGAGTATACAGATGTCATCAAAGAAGGTTTAACGAATCGCTGGGTGGATGTTTATGAGAATAAGGGCAAGAGAAGCGGAGCATACTCTTCAGGTACGTTCGGTACTAATCCATTCATCTTAATGAACTGGACAGATAGTGTGAACAACACATTCACCTTGACGCATGAATTCGGACATAGTGCACATAGTTATTTCTCAAGAAATAATCAGCCGTCAAATATGTCAGGCTATTCTATCTTCGTAGCAGAAGTTGCTTCAACTTGTAATGAAGCATTACTTGCTGATTATATGTATAAACATCTAGATGATGATAAGAAGAAGCTCTATTTACTGAACTATCAGTTAGACGGATTCCGCGGTACAGTGTTCAGACAGACGATGTTTGCAGAGTTTGAATATTTAATTCATACACTTGCTGAACAGAATGAGCCGTTGACAGCAGAGCGACTAAACGCAGAGTATCGCAAGTTAAACGAGAAGTATTACGGGGACGCTGTAATTACAGATGACTATATTCAATATGAATGGAGCAGAATTCCACACTTCTATTACAATTACTATGTGTATCAATATGCAACTGGATATAGTGCAGCATACGCATTAAGTAAGAAGATTTTAGAAGAGGGGCAACCAGCAGTTGAAAAGTATATCAATGAATTCCTGAAAGCCGGAAGTTCTGATTATCCGATCGAAGTGCTGAAGAAAGCAGGTGTCGATATGAACGAAAAAACACCAATCGAAAATGCATGTAAAGTATTTGAAGAACGTCTGGATGCATTCGAAGCATTAATTAAATCAAGGTCGTAA
- a CDS encoding ClpXP adapter SpxH family protein, whose protein sequence is MNHLQLVREKQYEPLMPKKKIEIYSFFDPFCKDSWQMKSLLRKLQIEYNQFVDIKQILLPSLKVLTKCQAQSTTIDDNIALAFKAAELQGRKKAAHFLNYIQNAIMPKQDIITKELILHSADKAGIDVEVFLEDIKSSHVTTSLKCDQHISNEMDVNYTPTLVFFNENFEDEGLKVEGIQNYSIYTYIISELMDVPIEKELPPKLMDYINEQELVSESELEVIYEWPKPLLINELRKLKMQRLIEDVHYDHDLFWRKVSI, encoded by the coding sequence ATGAATCATTTACAGCTTGTACGCGAAAAACAATATGAACCATTGATGCCTAAGAAGAAAATCGAAATCTATTCTTTCTTCGATCCCTTCTGTAAGGACTCATGGCAGATGAAATCGTTACTTCGTAAGCTACAAATAGAATATAATCAGTTTGTCGACATTAAGCAGATTCTTCTGCCGAGCTTGAAAGTCCTGACTAAATGTCAGGCGCAAAGTACGACAATCGATGATAATATCGCACTTGCATTTAAAGCCGCTGAACTGCAAGGTCGCAAAAAGGCTGCACACTTTTTGAACTACATCCAGAATGCTATTATGCCTAAACAGGATATCATCACCAAAGAACTGATACTCCATTCAGCGGACAAAGCAGGGATTGATGTTGAAGTATTCTTAGAGGATATTAAAAGCAGTCATGTGACTACATCACTAAAATGCGATCAGCATATTTCGAACGAAATGGATGTCAACTATACACCGACACTCGTGTTCTTCAATGAAAACTTCGAAGATGAGGGGTTGAAGGTGGAAGGCATTCAGAACTATTCAATCTATACGTATATTATCAGTGAATTGATGGATGTTCCTATAGAAAAAGAACTACCACCAAAACTCATGGACTATATCAACGAACAGGAGCTCGTCAGTGAATCAGAGCTCGAAGTCATCTATGAATGGCCGAAACCTCTGCTCATCAATGAACTACGTAAATTGAAGATGCAGCGATTAATAGAAGATGTCCACTATGACCATGATCTTTTCTGGAGAAAGGTCAGTATATAG
- a CDS encoding globin has product MLNTPFEQIGQETLYEMIDIFYRYVAHDTRINHLFPGDFEETSRKQKQFLTQFLGGPTLYSDEHGHPMLRGRHMPFTIGSQEKDAWLENMYRAAHEVDMDKDVRTYLLQRLTLTAEHMVNAEY; this is encoded by the coding sequence ATATTGAACACGCCATTTGAACAAATCGGTCAGGAAACGTTGTATGAGATGATTGATATCTTCTATCGATATGTCGCACATGATACACGTATCAACCATCTGTTTCCTGGCGACTTCGAAGAAACGAGCCGTAAACAGAAACAATTCTTAACACAATTTCTTGGTGGACCTACACTATACTCAGATGAGCATGGTCATCCAATGCTACGTGGCAGACATATGCCGTTTACTATCGGTTCACAAGAAAAGGACGCATGGCTTGAGAACATGTACAGGGCAGCACATGAAGTGGATATGGATAAGGATGTCAGAACGTATCTATTACAAAGGCTGACATTAACAGCAGAACATATGGTAAATGCTGAATATTAA
- a CDS encoding CYTH domain-containing protein, with the protein MNHLEIEFKNMLNYESYALLKSLYFKDVSPFTQTNFYMDTKDFKLRDKHIALRIRDAGKLKEMTLKIPQQIGVMEYNIPLDDSDLTQDFYEVDTLPEPIRSELIRRDIHAPLKVFGALSTERMETEYESGLLVLDASAYLDTEDFELEYEVSDYDSGKQIFDNLLKQHSIPVSVSKNKVQRFYDHFVQLQAKNF; encoded by the coding sequence ATGAATCACCTGGAAATCGAATTCAAGAACATGCTTAACTATGAAAGCTATGCCTTACTTAAATCACTTTACTTTAAAGACGTATCGCCTTTTACGCAGACCAACTTCTATATGGATACGAAAGACTTCAAGCTTAGAGATAAGCACATCGCACTGCGCATAAGAGACGCCGGAAAGCTTAAAGAGATGACATTGAAGATTCCTCAGCAGATTGGCGTCATGGAATATAATATTCCACTTGATGATAGCGATCTAACACAAGATTTCTATGAAGTAGATACGCTACCGGAACCCATTCGCAGTGAACTGATCAGACGGGATATCCACGCACCGCTGAAAGTATTCGGCGCATTATCAACTGAACGCATGGAGACGGAATACGAATCCGGCCTGCTTGTACTTGATGCCAGTGCCTATCTGGATACAGAAGACTTCGAACTTGAATATGAAGTCTCAGATTACGATAGCGGTAAACAAATATTCGATAACTTACTAAAACAGCACAGTATCCCTGTTTCTGTAAGTAAAAATAAAGTACAGCGATTCTATGATCATTTCGTGCAGTTACAAGCAAAAAACTTTTAA